GGTTTCAGCGACACAAGAAACCCTGAGGTATATAAGGCATATGAACTGGGTATAGTTAACGGCGTTGGCAATGGCAAGTTTGCACCTAAAGCTTTGACCAATAGGGAACAGGTTGCTGCAATGATGTATCGTGCGGTTGGAGTAATTAATCCAAATGCTGATCTCAGTACTCAAGGTGCAGAAAAATTCTCCGATGAGAAACTGATTTCCGCCTGGGCACTGGACCCGGTTAAGTTTATGAACAAAAATGGCCTCCTTAAGGGCAGCAACGGATATGTAGACCCTAAAGGAACCACTACCAGAGAACAGGCTGTATTAATCGTTCTTAGAACCTATGAAAAATATAAAAAATAAATACTCTTAAGCTATAAAAGCCTGGGGCTTAGGCCGCAGGCTTTTATAATAAAAAGAAAAGGAGGTTTTAGATATGTATAAAAAGATAGCTGCTATTTTTCTTGCTTGTATAGTACTGATCACATGCATTACAGCGGCACCAGTTCATGCTGCAAGGGTATCCATGTCTGCTCCCATGGGAGCTACCGTCAGTGTAGAAGGAACGCAATTTATTGTAAAATGGAAAAACCCAGCAGATGTTGTCCAACTTGCCCAATCCGCTTATAAAAATTATGATGGCTTCGTGTCTTTTATCGTTGACTGGAGGGTGAACAATGGACCATGGCACTATGACTATGAAGTACCTGGAGAGCAGGACTTTCTTGTTTACTACTCTTCAATGCCCTATAATTTTTTTGGGAATCTATGTGATGCTTCAGGTAGTATCAGTGTTCCCCAAACCACGATAGATAAAGTGCTGGTGGGCGTTCCTTATAAATCCCCTATTACAGAGTGGTTAAAGAAAAACAATGTGGAGTTTAGAGTGAGGTATTTATATAATTATACTGACCGGAATTCATGGGAACCGGTGAATGTATATTCTGCTTTCTCTAATACAGTGATGCTGGGGACTTTAACCCCAACAAATACAATAGAACCCAGTCCCACCTTCGATGAATTTGGCATACCTCATGCCCCATCCAATATCTCAGCTCCCCAAAATCTTGTGTCGGAATATATGACCTTAAACCTTCGTATAAAGGTACCAGAAGATGTGAAAACCCTTCAGAATATGAATTTGTACCCTGTGTTTACTGCCGTAGACTGGAAGATGAATAATGGTGAGTGGCATATAGGAACGAATGCTCTCACTGGTTCAATCAGCATTGAGAATATATTGCTTTCGGATCACTTGTATCTTGATCAGAATGGCTATGCAACCATATATTTATCACGGGATTCACTAAAAATCCCCTTTGGGAAATCCCTTGCCACATGGCTTAAGGATAACACATACACCTTTAGGGTAAGATTCGTCCTTGCATATTTTGACGAGAATGGCGTTAAGTATGTCTATTCACCCTATTCCAATACAGTAACCTTAGGCCGAGGAACAGTGCCACCAAAGCCAGCTCCCAAGAAATGATGATAGAATGCATGTAAACATAGAAAAACATTTTTTATATATTCAATAACATTAAAACGACCGTTCTGATATTAATTTTAAACTAATATCAACGGTCGTTTTTTCATAGAAATTAGAGTTTATACTGTTATCTCAATTTGATTTCCCTCTATGCCAATGATGCAGCTTTCATAATATCCGTCACCAGTAATTCTTGGCCCACTCATCACTTTATACCCATCTTTTCTAAGACGCTCTGTAAGTTCATCAACCTTTTCTATACTTCCGGCACTAAAAGCAATATGAATGAATCCAGTACGGAACAAAGTTTTATCTATATCTTCCATATTCGGTCTATTCATGATTTCTAATCTTGCCCCATTATCAAATGTTAAAAAATATGATTTAAAATTGGTATTCTTATTATGGTATCCATCATTTGCCTTGGCATTGAAGTAAGAAATAAAGAAATCTTTTGTCTTTTCCAAGTTATTTACATACATTGCAACATGTTCAATTTTCATTTTATACCTCCCGTAAATTCCATATTTAGTTCGCATTAGATT
The genomic region above belongs to Defluviitalea saccharophila and contains:
- a CDS encoding VOC family protein, which codes for MKIEHVAMYVNNLEKTKDFFISYFNAKANDGYHNKNTNFKSYFLTFDNGARLEIMNRPNMEDIDKTLFRTGFIHIAFSAGSIEKVDELTERLRKDGYKVMSGPRITGDGYYESCIIGIEGNQIEITV